The following proteins are co-located in the Cutaneotrichosporon cavernicola HIS019 DNA, chromosome: 3 genome:
- a CDS encoding uncharacterized protein (protein tyrosine/serine/threonine phosphatase activity) — MSRTATPPPTHFPHKIASPSARHASKGGSSALPAGYSFPSRIKKARDKSSPLKASAVAPMSASDVLGIDTPKASPDPMSRALSASIVDDDTSSIATSTPSLATDRSVDSFGTTLATPESTPSLSGDAGNVNVAMPQPAASPRLWVSGLSKGVARAANGIMSTWSRRREGESPRLTASPAMVPSSAIAPLHPSSITSTSPYIAPSPHSPAYVAPSPAMSPHTPMSPTAYVLTPAPEVAEMLDPQPLPPHALPPAIAHPHNMPPALTAESPNIDNPAEALRRYEWAEEQRKQVTEFARLCSQWPQSSYNLAKWGPNGCPHVQYIPQSWANPRHVVRTMQRQAELERVMCTEDTTFYTAAPRSTRSSSTDEDPEPSLYSFVSSHSSVATTVSRGSDKEGREERLCAAVWAATATSMVSKPLSTEEAFRATEQKTAAELHAAMSSPMVDAWRGEESIVSVSSAVSVASVVSEESKTTSAWASLACSTKSLSELDRMADLATTDEMDVDEPEVLASIPHVGGSHPSPPRSPSMRPSSCPAKRPLTMIADDEDKRRRVDDMVVDDSTPVFSEEPAALPPYMSASVPNLRMVSATSSGHVIKTSETHPIIISPFIPTEILSVLGKYLVTIPTEATKPLLLNSDVDVPSLLLSCAPPNQCASEAGLVGTTMFSSGQKTLIRNLYRPSNGTRQPTRLGNLLLSSCPGKRLRMDGPVKGRGPVCRDLRADMRRIKGEGVGAIVCCLDDEELALLGVPWDYYREVASDIGLDIIRLPMPDGFTPVSLQLFDAQVSLITQRYTLQGINVLVHCRGGIGRAGLTACAWAIKMGFVQPHPSLVNTVSKASESSSSSSSKKKSKSRSTPVVPANEDERQIVMSVVERVIAMIRSRRGLKAIESMEQVQFLSTYVTWLRECTS; from the exons ATGTCTCGCACCGCGACCCCGCCACCAACCCACTTCCCTCACAAGATCGCGTCACCGTCTGCACGCCATGCTAGCAAGGGAGGCAGCTCCGCGCTCCCTGCGGGGTATAGCTTCCCGAGCCGGATCAAGAAGGCCAGGGACAAGTCGTCCCCACTCAAGGCGTCCGCTGTTGCGCCCATGTCTGCGTCGGACGTTCTGGGCATCGACACGCCCAAGGCCAGCCCCGATCCGATGTCACGGGCgttgtcggcgtcgatAGTGGACGACGATACTTCGTCTATCGCCACATCGACGCCTTCGCTTGCCACGGACCGCTCAGTAGACTCTTTTGGGACAACTCTCGCCACCCCCGAGTCGACCCCATCTTTGTCCGGTGACGCTGGCAACGTCAACGTTGCGATGCCGCAGCCAGCCGCTTCACCGCGATTATGGGTGTCGGGCCTCAGCAAGGGTgtggcgcgcgccgccaatGGCATTATGTCCACTTGGTCCCGCCGTCGCGAAGGAGAGTCGCCTCGGCTGACGGCGTCACCAGCGATGGTCCCGTCTTCCGCAATCGCACCCCTGCACCCTTCGTCGATTACGTCGACCTCCCCGTACATCGCCCCGTCGCCTCACAGTCCCGCCTATGTCGCTCCGTCACCGGCCATGTCGCCACATACGCCCATGTCGCCCACGGCTTACGTGCtgacgccggcgccagAGGTGGCCGAGATGCTCGATCCTCAGCCGCTCCCTCCCCATGCCCTTCCCCCTGCCATTGCGCACCCGCACAACATGCCACCGGCGCTCACGGCCGAGTCTCCAAACATAGACAACCCTGCAGAGGCACTTCGTCGCTACGAGTGGGCTGAGGAGCAGCGCAAACAGGTCACTGAGTTTGCCCGTCTGTGTTCGCAATGGCCACAGAGCAGCTATAACCTTGCCAAGTGGGGACCTAATGGTTGCCCACATGTTCAATACATTCCGCAGTCTTGGGCCAACCCGCGTCACGTCGTACGCACTATGCAGCGGCAagccgagcttgagcgcgtcatGTGCACCGAGGATACGACATTCTACACCGCGGCTCCCCGATCGACCCGCAGCTCGTCTACGGACGAGGACCCAGAACCCAGCCTCTACTCGTTCGTGTCTTCACATTCGTCGGTGGCCACCACCGTCTCGCGTGGGTCCGATAAGGAGGGCCGGGAAGAACGGCTCTGTGCGGCCGTCTGGGCGGCAACGGCCACTAGCATGGTCAGCAAACCGTTGTCGACTGAGGAAGCCTTCAGAGCTACCGAACAGAAGACTGCTGCTGAACTTCATGCTGCCATGTCGTCGCCTATGGTCGATGCCTGGAGAGGCGAGGAGTCGATTGTCTCGGTGTCGTCTGCGGTGTCGGTTGCGTCGGTCGTGTCGGAAGAGAGCaagacgacgtcggcgtgggCTTCCCTGGCCTGCTCGACAAAGTCTCTCAGTGAGCTAGACCGCATGGCGGACCTGGCGACGACCGATGAGATGGATGTAGACGAGCCCGAGGTCCTGGCCTCTATTCCCCATGTTGGTGGTTCGCAtccctcgccgcctcgctcgccaagcatgcggccgtcgtcgtgcCCCGCCAAACGGCCATTGACCATGAtcgcggacgacgaggacaagcgGCGTCGGGTCGACGACATGGTTGTTGATGACTCTACCCCAGTCTTCTCTGAGGAGCCAGCAGCGCTTCCTCCATACATGTCGGCGTCTGTGCCCAACCTCCGCATGGTCTCGGCTACCAGTAGTGGTCATGTGATCAAGACTTCTGAGACGCATCCCATCATCATCTCGCCCTTCATCCCCACCGAGATTCTGTCGGTGCTTGGCAAGTACCTCGTCACGATCCCGACTGAGGCTACGAAACCACTCCTTCTCAACTCGGACGTTGATGTTCCTTCGCTTCTGCTGTCGTGCGCTCCACCTAACCAgtgcgcgagcgaggcTGGCCTTGTTGGCACCACCATGTTCAGCAGTGGCCAGAAGACCTTGATCAGGAACCTCTACCGGCCGTCGAACGGTACGCGCCAACCTACCCGCCTCGGTAATCTGCTTCTTAGCTCGTGCCCCGGCAAGCGGCTGCGCATGGACGGCCCTGTCAAGGGCCGTGGACCCGTGTGCCGCGATCTGCGTGCTGACATGCGCCGCATCAAGGGAGAGGGTGTCGGTGCCATTGTTTG CTGcctcgacgatgaggagctcgcgctcctcggtgTCCCCTGGGACTACTATCGCGAGGTTGCGTCTGACATTGGCCTCGACATCATCCG CCTGCCGATGCCTGATGGTTTCACTCCCGTCTCGCTTCAGCTCTTTGATGCGCAAGTGTCTCTCATCACTCAGAGGTATACCCTCCAGGGTATCAACGTCCTTGTTCATTGCCGCG GCGGTATTGGTCGTGCAGGCCTCACTGCTTGCGCGTGGGCGATCAAGATGGGTTTTGTCCAGCCTCATCCGTCGCTGGTCAACACTGTTAGCAAGGCATCTGAgtccagctcctcgtcgtcttctaAGAAGAAGTCAAAGTCACGCTCCACGCCAGTGGTGCCGGccaacgaggacgagcggcAGATTGTCATGTCGgttgtcgagcgcgtcatTGCCATGATCCGTTCAAGACGCGGTCTCAAGGCGATTGAGAGCATGGAACAGGTCCAGTTCCTTTCGACCTACGTCACCTGGCTCCGCGAGTGCACCTCGTAG
- the RPS0 gene encoding uncharacterized protein (Required for the assembly and or stability of the 40S ribosomal subunit. Required for the processing of the 20S rRNA- precursor to mature 18S rRNA in a late step of the maturation of 40S ribosomal subunits), whose translation MSDKLPAALNATEEDIQLLLAAQAHLGTKNCEKAMEPYVFKRRADGIHVINAGKTWEKLVFAARILAAIENPNDICVISARPYGHRATLKFASFTGAQAIAGRFTPGSFTNYITRSFKEPRIIIVTDPRVDHQAIREAAYVNIPVIAFCDTDAPLKFVDVAIPCNNKARHSVGLMWYLLCREVLRLKGSVPRGPTGPSGWDVLPDLFFYRDPEEIEREQAEKAAAAEAEAEAAAAPAAATEEWAAGTQTDAAFSGAPAAAEGLDWSAEPGTGDWSAEPAASADAADGW comes from the coding sequence ATGTCGGACAAGCTCCCCGCTGCCCTCAACGCCACTGAGGAGGAcatccagctcctccttgctgCCCAGGCCCACCTCGGCACCAAGAACTGCGAGAAGGCCATGGAGCCCTACGTCTTCAAGCGTCGCGCCGACGGCATCCACGTCATCAACGCCGGCAAGACTTGGGAGAAGCTCGTCTTCGCGGCCCGTATCCTCGCCGCGATCGAGAACCCCAACGACATCTGTGTCATCTCGGCCCGCCCCTACGGCCACCGTGCCACTCTCAAGTTTGCGTCGTTCACCGGCGCCCAGGCGATCGCCGGCCGCTTCACCCCCGGTTCGTTCACCAACTACATCACCCGCTCGTTCAAGGAGCCCCGCATCATCATTGTGACCGACCCCCGTGTCGACCACCAGGCTATCCGCGAGGCTGCCTACGTCAACATCCCCGTCATTGCTTTCTGCGACACCGACGCCCCCCTCAAGTTTGTTGACGTTGCCATCCCCTGCAACAACAAGGCCCGCCACTCGGTCGGCCTCATGTGGTACCTCCTCTGCCGTGAGGTCCTCCGCCTCAAGGGCTCGGTTCCCCGTGGCCCCACCGGCCCCTCGGGCTGGGACGTCCTCCCCGACCTCTTCTTCTACCGTGACCcggaggagattgagcgcgagcaggccgagaaggccgccgccgccgaggctgaggccgaggctgccgctgcccccgccgccgccaccgaggAGTGGGCCGCCGGCACCCAGACTGACGCTGCCTTCTCGGGcgcccccgccgccgctgagGGCCTCGACTGGTCAGCCGAGCCCGGCACTGGCGACTGGTCGGCTGAGCccgccgcgtcggccgacgccgctgACGGCTGGTAA
- the GST2 gene encoding uncharacterized protein (Glutathione S-transferase, N-terminal domain) — MSFPHPPPLGPSQAGSVPGQGPPKIHLFTAGTPNGYKASVTLEELRAAYPEEAKGKLSYDVSAISIWKNEQKHPDFLKINPNGRIPAITDDNFGGHNVFESASVQIWLVENYDPEFKLWFSDPLERSLALSWIFWAQGGLGPMQGQANHFYRYAPVKVPYGIKRYTEETARLYSVIEDGLKGTNGWLVGGKFSIVDINLFGWARSHGWAGVDTRPFPLLHKWIETIEARPATKKGLEVPTAPRALTQAEEDEAYAEVKEWVKKADAEIEAAKQKSRI, encoded by the exons ATGTCCTTCCCACACCCACCGCCCCTTGGGCCCTCTCAGGCCGGCTCCGTGCCCGGACAGGGACCCCCCAAAATCCACTTGTTCACCGCCGGTACGCCGAACGGATACAAGGCTAGCGTGACTCTCGAAGAGCTGAGGGCTGCTTATCCCGAAGAGGCAAAGGGAAAGCTTAGTTACGACGTCAGCGCTATCTCCATTTGGAAGAATGAGCAGAAG CACCCCGACTTCCTCAAGATCAACCCGAACGGCCGCATCCCCGCCATCACCGACGACAATTTTGGCGGCCACAACGTCTTTGAATCCGCCTCGGTCCAAATCTGGCTCGTCGAAAACTACGACCCCGAGTTCAAGCTCTGGTTCTCAGACCCTCTCGAGCGCTCTCTCGCCCTCAGTTGGATCTTTTGGGCCCAAGGCGGTCTGGGACCGATGCAGGGCCAGGCCAACCACTTCTACCGCTACGCTCCCGTCAAGGTTCCCTACGGCATCAAGCGGTACACtgaggagacggcgcgTCTGTATTCGGTCATCGAGGACGGACTCAAGGGGACCAACGGctggctcgtcggcggcaagtTTAGTATCGTCGACATTAACCTTTTCGGATGGGCCCGCAGTCATGGTTGGGCCGGCGTCGATACCCGCCCATTCCCCCTGCTTCATAAATGGATTGAGACGATCGAGGCCCGACCGGCCACTAAGAAGGGCCTCGAGGTTCCTACTGCTCCTCGGGCACTTACGcaggctgaggaggacgaggcgtACGCCGAAGTCAAGGAATGGGTTAAGAAGGCCGATGCGGAGATCGAGGCGGCTAAGCAGAA GAGCCGGATT